The Rhodococcus sp. X156 genome window below encodes:
- the mihF gene encoding integration host factor, actinobacterial type — MALPQLTDEQRAAALEKAAVARRVRAELKERLKRGGTDLKQVLQDADENEILGKMKVSALLEALPKVGKVKAAELMTELDIAPTRRLRGLGDRQRKALLAKFDQA; from the coding sequence GTGGCCCTTCCCCAGCTGACGGATGAGCAGCGAGCGGCTGCTTTGGAGAAGGCAGCTGTGGCCCGCCGCGTCCGGGCTGAGCTCAAGGAGCGCCTCAAGCGAGGTGGCACCGACCTCAAGCAGGTCCTCCAGGACGCCGACGAGAACGAGATCCTGGGCAAGATGAAGGTCTCCGCACTGCTGGAGGCCCTGCCCAAGGTGGGCAAGGTCAAGGCTGCCGAGCTCATGACCGAGCTGGACATCGCCCCCACCCGCCGCCTGCGCGGACTGGGTGACCGGCAGCGCAAGGCGCTGCTCGCGAAGTTCGACCAGGCCTGA
- the metK gene encoding methionine adenosyltransferase, protein MTQSGRRLFTSESVTEGHPDKICDAISDSILDAMLAEDPRSRVAVETMVTTGQVHVAGEVTTNSYVPIADIVRNRILDIGYDSSTKGFDGESCGVSISIGQQSPEIAQGVDTAYEARVEGDAEDEIDRQGAGDQGLMFGYACQDTPELMPLPIAMAHRLARRLTEVRKEGLLPYLRPDGKTQVTIEYAGDQPVRLDTVVLSTQHAADVSIEGLLTPDVQEKVVEAVVAEMDLPGLDTSSYRLLVNPTGRFVLGGPMGDAGLTGRKIIVDTYGGMARHGGGAFSGKDPSKVDRSAAYAMRWVAKNAIAAGLAQRIEVQVAYAIGKAKPVGLFVETFGTENGDPAKIQQAISEVFDLRPGAIIRDLDLMRPIYAPTAAYGHFGRTDVDLPWERTDRADALRALAGF, encoded by the coding sequence GTGACCCAGTCCGGCCGCCGTCTGTTCACCAGCGAGTCAGTCACCGAGGGGCACCCAGACAAGATCTGTGACGCCATCAGTGACTCGATCCTGGACGCGATGCTGGCTGAGGACCCCCGCAGCCGGGTGGCCGTGGAGACGATGGTGACCACCGGTCAGGTGCACGTCGCCGGCGAGGTGACCACCAACTCCTACGTGCCGATCGCCGACATCGTGCGCAACCGCATCCTGGACATCGGCTACGACTCCTCCACCAAGGGCTTCGACGGCGAGTCCTGCGGGGTGAGCATCTCCATCGGCCAGCAGAGCCCGGAGATCGCCCAGGGCGTGGACACCGCCTACGAGGCGCGGGTGGAGGGCGACGCCGAGGACGAGATCGACCGCCAGGGCGCCGGCGACCAGGGCCTGATGTTCGGCTACGCCTGCCAGGACACCCCCGAGCTGATGCCGCTGCCGATCGCCATGGCGCACCGGCTGGCACGTCGGCTCACCGAGGTGCGCAAGGAGGGCCTGCTGCCCTACCTGCGCCCGGACGGCAAGACCCAGGTGACCATCGAGTACGCCGGCGACCAGCCCGTCCGCCTGGACACCGTGGTGCTGTCCACCCAGCACGCCGCGGACGTGAGCATCGAGGGCCTGCTCACCCCGGACGTGCAGGAGAAGGTGGTCGAGGCCGTGGTGGCCGAGATGGACCTGCCCGGCCTGGACACTTCCTCCTACCGGCTGCTGGTCAACCCCACCGGTCGCTTCGTGCTCGGTGGCCCCATGGGTGACGCCGGCCTGACCGGCCGCAAGATCATCGTGGACACCTACGGCGGCATGGCCCGCCACGGTGGTGGTGCCTTCTCCGGCAAGGACCCGTCCAAGGTGGACCGCTCGGCGGCCTACGCCATGCGCTGGGTGGCCAAGAACGCCATCGCCGCCGGGCTGGCCCAGCGCATCGAGGTGCAGGTGGCCTACGCCATCGGCAAGGCGAAGCCGGTGGGCCTGTTCGTGGAGACCTTCGGCACCGAGAACGGCGACCCGGCCAAGATCCAGCAGGCCATCTCCGAGGTGTTCGACCTGCGCCCGGGCGCGATCATCCGTGACCTGGACCTGATGCGTCCCATCTACGCGCCCACCGCGGCCTACGGGCACTTCGGCCGCACCGACGTGGACCTGCCCTGGGAGCGCACCGACCGCGCCGACGCCCTGCGCGCACTGGCGGGATTCTGA
- the coaBC gene encoding bifunctional phosphopantothenoylcysteine decarboxylase/phosphopantothenate--cysteine ligase CoaBC, producing the protein MSDSRTPADRPAVVLGVGGGIAAYKACELLRRLTESGNRVRVIPTEAALQFVGAATFEALSGQPVRTGVFTDVPEVPHVRLGQEAELVVVAPATADLMARLAHGRADDLLTATLLTARCPVLLAPAMHTEMWEHPATVHNVALLRARGVVVLEPASGRLTGADTGAGRMPEAAEIAAVAALLLERGDALPRDLTGRHVVVSAGGTREPLDPVRFLGNRSSGKQGYALARLAVQRGARVTLVAGNTAGLVAPAAVQVVDVVTAEQMRAAMHASSADADVVVMAAAVADFRPTTVATSKIKKGADEPDTIALTRNADILRELVQAREEGRVPREQVIVGFAAETGDAHGDVLHHARAKLGRKGCDLLVVNAVGDGKAFEVDSNDGWLLASDGTERVLEPGSKALLASRVLDVVADLLKPA; encoded by the coding sequence GTGAGCGACAGCCGCACGCCCGCCGACCGCCCAGCAGTGGTGCTCGGCGTCGGCGGGGGTATTGCGGCCTACAAGGCCTGCGAGCTGCTGCGTCGGCTCACCGAGAGCGGCAACCGGGTCCGGGTGATCCCGACCGAGGCCGCGCTGCAGTTCGTCGGTGCGGCCACCTTCGAGGCGCTGTCCGGCCAGCCGGTGCGCACCGGGGTGTTCACCGACGTCCCGGAGGTGCCGCACGTGCGGCTGGGCCAGGAGGCCGAGCTGGTGGTGGTCGCGCCCGCCACCGCCGACCTGATGGCGCGGCTGGCCCACGGCCGGGCGGACGACCTGCTGACCGCGACCCTGCTCACCGCGCGCTGTCCGGTCCTGCTGGCCCCGGCCATGCACACCGAGATGTGGGAGCACCCCGCCACCGTGCACAACGTGGCGCTGCTGCGCGCCCGCGGCGTGGTGGTGCTGGAGCCCGCCTCCGGTCGCCTGACCGGTGCCGACACCGGTGCCGGCCGGATGCCCGAGGCCGCCGAGATCGCCGCGGTGGCCGCGCTGCTGCTGGAGCGCGGCGACGCCCTGCCCCGTGACCTCACCGGCCGCCACGTGGTGGTCTCCGCCGGGGGCACCCGTGAGCCGCTGGACCCCGTGCGCTTCCTCGGCAACCGCAGCTCGGGCAAGCAGGGCTACGCCCTCGCCCGGCTCGCCGTGCAGCGCGGGGCCCGCGTCACCCTGGTGGCCGGCAACACCGCCGGGCTGGTCGCTCCCGCCGCGGTGCAGGTGGTGGACGTGGTGACCGCCGAGCAGATGCGCGCGGCGATGCACGCCAGCTCCGCCGACGCCGACGTGGTGGTGATGGCTGCGGCCGTCGCCGACTTCCGCCCCACCACCGTGGCCACCAGCAAGATCAAGAAGGGCGCCGACGAGCCCGACACCATCGCGCTGACCCGCAACGCCGACATCCTGCGCGAGCTGGTGCAGGCCCGTGAGGAGGGCCGGGTGCCGCGCGAGCAGGTCATCGTCGGCTTCGCCGCGGAGACCGGTGACGCGCACGGCGACGTGCTGCACCACGCCAGGGCCAAGCTCGGGCGCAAGGGCTGCGACCTGCTCGTGGTCAACGCCGTCGGCGACGGCAAGGCGTTCGAGGTGGACAGCAACGACGGGTGGCTGCTGGCCTCCGACGGCACCGAGCGGGTGCTGGAGCCGGGGTCGAAGGCGTTGCTGGCCAGCCGAGTCCTCGACGTCGTGGCCGACTTGCTCAAGCCGGCCTGA
- the gmk gene encoding guanylate kinase — protein MVLAGPSAVGKTSVVRLLRADVPDLFFSVSATTRAPRPGEVDGRDYRFVSPAEFDRMVADGDLLEWAEIHRGLHRSGTPAAPVREALEHGRPALVEVDLAGARAIRESMPEAVLVFLAPPSWEVLVGRLTGRGTEPEDVIARRLETAREELAAQGEFDHVVVNDNVQHAAAELVSLLVGPSGQDDARAENDLDQHPDRPEQVRPAPPHDTSPGAIE, from the coding sequence GTGGTACTGGCCGGCCCCTCTGCCGTGGGCAAGACCAGCGTCGTCCGACTGCTGCGTGCCGACGTCCCTGACCTCTTCTTCAGCGTCTCGGCGACCACCCGGGCTCCCCGCCCTGGCGAGGTTGACGGGCGCGACTACCGCTTCGTGTCGCCGGCGGAGTTCGACCGCATGGTGGCCGACGGCGACCTGCTCGAGTGGGCGGAGATCCACCGCGGCCTGCACCGCTCCGGCACCCCGGCAGCACCGGTTCGCGAGGCCCTGGAGCACGGCAGGCCCGCGCTGGTGGAGGTGGACCTCGCCGGCGCCCGCGCCATCCGGGAGTCCATGCCCGAGGCCGTCCTGGTCTTCCTGGCGCCCCCCAGCTGGGAGGTGCTGGTGGGCCGGCTCACCGGCCGCGGCACCGAGCCCGAGGACGTGATCGCCCGCCGCCTGGAGACCGCCCGCGAGGAGCTGGCCGCTCAGGGCGAGTTCGATCACGTCGTCGTCAACGACAACGTCCAGCACGCTGCGGCGGAGTTGGTATCCTTGTTGGTCGGCCCGTCCGGTCAGGATGACGCGCGAGCCGAGAACGACCTCGACCAGCACCCGGACCGGCCCGAACAGGTCCGACCAGCTCCACCCCACGACACAAGCCCAGGAGCCATTGAGTGA
- the pyrF gene encoding orotidine-5'-phosphate decarboxylase has product MSAVRLPFGHRLAEAVAERGRLCVGIDPHPALLQAWGLDDNALGLARFADTCVRALAGEVAVLKPQVAFFEAHGSAGVRVLEDTIAAAHAAGALVLLDVKRGDIGSTMAAYARAYLGEGSSLAADAVTLSPYLGTGSLEPALQLAEATGRGVFVLARTSNPEGAPVQLATAPDGGTVAQHVVDAAAARNAGSAPGSVGVVVGATRDHGLALGGLNGPVLAPGLGAQGATAADLAAIFAGVAELVLPSTSRDVLGRGPDVAALRGAAARTRDEVAAALPS; this is encoded by the coding sequence GTGAGCGCAGTCCGGCTCCCGTTCGGCCACCGGCTGGCTGAGGCCGTGGCCGAGCGGGGCCGGCTCTGCGTGGGCATCGACCCGCACCCGGCCCTGCTGCAGGCCTGGGGGCTGGACGACAACGCCCTGGGCCTGGCCCGCTTCGCCGACACCTGCGTGCGGGCGCTGGCGGGCGAGGTGGCCGTGCTCAAGCCACAGGTGGCCTTCTTCGAGGCGCACGGCTCCGCGGGGGTGCGGGTGCTGGAGGACACCATCGCGGCCGCCCACGCCGCCGGGGCACTGGTGCTGCTCGACGTCAAGCGGGGTGACATCGGCTCCACCATGGCCGCCTACGCCCGGGCCTACCTGGGGGAGGGCTCGTCGCTGGCGGCCGACGCGGTGACGCTCTCGCCCTACCTGGGCACCGGCTCGCTGGAGCCGGCCCTGCAGCTGGCCGAGGCCACCGGGCGGGGCGTGTTCGTGCTCGCGCGGACGTCCAACCCGGAGGGTGCGCCGGTGCAGCTGGCCACCGCACCCGACGGTGGCACCGTGGCGCAGCACGTGGTGGACGCCGCGGCGGCACGCAACGCCGGGAGCGCACCGGGCTCGGTGGGGGTGGTCGTGGGGGCCACCCGGGACCACGGGCTGGCGCTGGGCGGGCTGAACGGGCCGGTGCTGGCGCCGGGCCTGGGTGCCCAGGGGGCCACCGCGGCAGACCTGGCGGCGATCTTCGCCGGCGTCGCAGAGCTGGTGCTGCCCAGCACTTCTCGGGACGTCCTGGGGCGCGGGCCGGACGTCGCAGCCCTGCGCGGCGCCGCCGCCAGGACCCGCGACGAGGTGGCCGCCGCGCTGCCTTCCTGA
- the rpoZ gene encoding DNA-directed RNA polymerase subunit omega yields the protein MSNPQTESSPAPAYDTPLGITNPPIDELLARTSSKYALVIYAAKRARQINDYYSQLGDGMLEYVGPLVEPGAQEKPLSIAMREIHADLLEHTEGE from the coding sequence GTGAGCAACCCCCAGACCGAGTCCAGCCCCGCACCGGCGTACGACACGCCCCTGGGAATCACCAACCCGCCCATCGACGAGCTGCTCGCCCGCACCTCGTCGAAGTACGCCCTGGTGATCTACGCGGCCAAGCGGGCTCGCCAGATCAACGACTACTACTCCCAGCTCGGTGACGGGATGCTGGAGTACGTCGGCCCGCTGGTGGAGCCCGGCGCGCAGGAGAAGCCGCTCTCCATCGCCATGCGCGAGATCCACGCCGACCTGCTCGAGCACACCGAAGGCGAGTGA